In the genome of Aequorivita sp. H23M31, the window TACTAAACAACTTACGTATTTGCAACCTGATAAATCTGGTGCAGACACTTTAGCACTTTTAAAAAAACGTCAGGAGCCTTATCGTTTGCAGATCAATGACCTTCTTAGCATTCGGGTAAAGGCCGCCTTGGACCAAGAAACGGTTGGGATTTTTAATCCTATAGACGATGCCAATCCCAACGCTACAGGGGAAGAGAGATTATATTATGATGGTTTTGTAGTAAATGACCATGGTAATATTCGTATTCCTACTTTAGGCGAGGTGAATGTACTGGGCTATACTGTTGATGAAGTTCGCGAAATGATAGAATCCAGATTGTTAAAGGATTATTTTAAGGATGAAGCAAACATTTTTATTACCGTAAAGTTAGCAGGAATTCGATATACCATCAACGGAGAAATCAATAATCCTGGCTCCAACATTATATACCGAGATCAGGTTAGCATTATGGAAGCTATTGCCAACAGCGGTGACATTACCGTTACCGGTGATAGGAAGGATGTGGTAATTATACGGCAATATCCTGCTGGACAGAAAGTTCACCATATAGATCTTACAAAACTTGAGGCCATGAATTCACCATATTATTACATTAAACCGAATGACTTAATTTTGATCAATCCATTGCCGGAGAA includes:
- a CDS encoding polysaccharide biosynthesis/export family protein — encoded protein: MKLTSALLFVLIVLCASSCVTTKQLTYLQPDKSGADTLALLKKRQEPYRLQINDLLSIRVKAALDQETVGIFNPIDDANPNATGEERLYYDGFVVNDHGNIRIPTLGEVNVLGYTVDEVREMIESRLLKDYFKDEANIFITVKLAGIRYTINGEINNPGSNIIYRDQVSIMEAIANSGDITVTGDRKDVVIIRQYPAGQKVHHIDLTKLEAMNSPYYYIKPNDLILINPLPEKSWGTGTTGLQSLTTVMSIIAAISTTLLLITRL